A single window of Silurus meridionalis isolate SWU-2019-XX chromosome 11, ASM1480568v1, whole genome shotgun sequence DNA harbors:
- the rnf208 gene encoding RING finger protein 208 — translation MSCLRLQPVTIPMDTVKIIQSEKFPRECPVPVTQPRFAPPPRVAWDGGGEGEVIVNQACGDIGVEVNGNTLINPRPLASPPAPVLRREASFLAHRKASNSEICYHQFHYKMDDVIVNQYVLRSSSTSSSSSSSTSSGPVMPCEPLDCPTCGHTYNFAGKRPRILSCLHSVCEECLQILYESCPKYKFISCPTCRRETVLFTDYGLAALAINTSILSRLPSEPGGTVQWGGDADRSCYQTVRQYCQSACTCHIANPLSTCGIM, via the coding sequence ATGTCCTGTCTGAGGCTCCAGCCTGTGACCATCCCAATGGATACTGTCAAGATCATCCAGTCGGAGAAATTCCCAAGGGAGTGCCCTGTTCCTGTGACCCAGCCTCGCTTTGCACCTCCTCCCCGTGTAGCCTGGGATGGAGGAGGTGAAGGTGAGGTCATCGTCAACCAGGCCTGCGGTGATATCGGAGTTGAGGTGAACGGTAACACTCTGATTAACCCACGTCCTCTGGCATCGCCTCCAGCACCAGTCCTCCGTCGTGAAGCTAGCTTTTTAGCCCATCGCAAGGCTAGCAACAGCGAAATATGCTACCACCAATTCCACTACAAGATGGATGACGTGATCGTGAACCAGTATGTTCTGCGCTCGTCGTCTACCTCGTCCTCCTCGTCATCTTCAACGTCTTCGGGGCCAGTGATGCCATGCGAACCACTGGATTGCCCGACTTGCGGGCACACGTATAACTTTGCAGGGAAGCGTCCGAGAATCCTGTCCTGCCTGCACTCAGTGTGCGAGGAGTGCCTGCAGATTCTGTACGAGTCCTGCCCCAAGTATAAGTTCATCTCTTGCCCCACGTGTCGCCGTGAGACCGTTCTCTTCACCGATTACGGTTTGGCTGCGCTCGCCATCAACACCAGCATCCTGAGCCGCCTGCCATCTGAGCCCGGAGGGACCGTACAATGGGGAGGAGACGCCGACCGCAGCTGCTACCAAACGGTGCGCCAATACTGCCAATCGGCCTGCACGTGCCACATCGCTAACCCGCTTTCCACTTGCGGCATCATGTAG